A DNA window from Lachancea thermotolerans CBS 6340 chromosome G complete sequence contains the following coding sequences:
- the PUT1 gene encoding proline dehydrogenase (similar to uniprot|P09368 Saccharomyces cerevisiae YLR142W PUT1 proline oxidase) codes for MLCRQTVAARNLRALASGFRPMAMTQRMMSQSTANKATLKMEAARPQTATAKPAAVRAPASEAHLQTLSTKELISLGVIGFATINKPMLDLVLKMFPLVPVWLMKLLVSSLYCGGDNFQEVRETGKRLQERGINNMMLSLTIEDAEGTKNINIGSIVSETIASIHQILKPNLQEQLDTVEDVNSIPPGYIALKPSALVSNPYETLLHFNDPEWKAQREALVNNCVAITEEIFKLNQEFAKKYPERKIPFFVSVIDAEKYSLQKAGVYELQRILFQKFNPRDSSQVSCVGTWQLYLTDSASDLAKEYERAEREGYKLGLKIVRGAYIHSEPNRSTVIHPDQASTDANFNTVMKNVITDLLEKGDQSTYGHLVVASHNYESNALATKLLEGHDGNIGKANVVLGQLLGMADNVTHDLINNQKAKNVIKYVPWGPPVETKDYLFRRMQENGDAVRADNGFPLVKSVTKVLLRSLFGKPQTT; via the coding sequence ATGTTGTGCAGACAGACTGTTGCAGCAAGAAATTTGAGAGCTTTGGCCTCGGGCTTTAGGCCGATGGCCATGACACAGCGTATGATGTCGCAGAGCACAGCAAACAAGGCGACTTTGAAGATGGAGGCCGCGCGGCCTCAGACGGCAACGGCAAAGCCTGCCGCTGTTCGCGCCCCTGCTAGTGAGGCGCACCTACAGACTCTTTCTACCAAAGAATTGATTTCCCTAGGTGTAATCGGATTCGCTACCATCAATAAGCCCATGCTGGATTTGGTGCTGAAGATGTTCCCGCTCGTGCCTGTGTGGCTTATGAAGCTACTTGTGTCGTCCCTTTACTGTGGGGGTGACAACTTCCAGGAGGTCCGCGAGACCGGCAAGAGACTACAAGAGCGTGGAATCAACAACATGATGTTGTCGCTAACCATCGAAGATGCCGAGGGCACCAAGAACATCAACATCGGCAGCATTGTATCAGAAACTATTGCTTCCATCCATCAGATCCTGAAGCCAAACTTGCAAGAGCAGCTCGACACGGTTGAAGATGTTAACAGCATTCCTCCTGGATACATTGCTTTGAAACCTTCCGCGCTCGTTTCAAACCCATACGAGACCCTATTGCACTTTAACGACCCCGAATGGAAGGCTCAGCGTGAGGCTTTGGTCAACAACTGTGTCGCCATTACTGAGGAGATTTTTAAACTCAACCAAGAGTTCGCTAAGAAATATCCAGAGAGAAAAATCCCGTTCTTCGTTTCCGTGATAGATGCCGAAAAGTACTCTTTGCAAAAGGCAGGTGTTTACGAGTTGCAACGCATTTTATTCCAGAAATTCAACCCAAGAGACTCCAGTCAAGTCTCTTGCGTGGGAACGTGGCAACTTTACCTTACTGACTCTGCCTCTGACTTGGCCAAAGAGTACGAGCGTGCTGAAAGGGAAGGATACAAGCTGGGCTTGAAAATTGTGCGCGGGGCGTACATTCACTCTGAGCCCAACCGTTCAACTGTTATCCACCCAGACCAAGCTAGCACGGACGCGAACTTCAACACCGTCATGAAGAACGTCATCACTGACTTGCTTGAGAAAGGCGACCAATCCACATACGGTCACTTGGTTGTTGCATCTCACAATTACGAATCGAACGCCCTCGCCACTAAACTTCTCGAAGGCCATGATGGTAATATTGGGAAGGCAAATGTGGTACTCGGCCAATTGCTTGGCATGGCTGACAATGTGACCCACGATCTGATTAACAAtcaaaaggccaagaacgTTATTAAGTATGTTCCCTGGGGTCCACCAGTTGAGACCAAGGATTATTTGTTCAGAAGAATGCAGGAGAACGGGGACGCTGTCAGAGCGGACAATGGCTTTCCATTGGTAAAGTCTGTTACTAAGGTTCTCCTTCGCTCGCTATTCGGAAAGCCTCAGACTACATAA
- the SSY1 gene encoding Ssy1p (similar to uniprot|Q03770 Saccharomyces cerevisiae YDR160W SSY1 Component of the SPS plasma membrane amino acid sensor system (Ssy1p-Ptr3p-Ssy5p) which senses external amino acid concentration and transmits intracellular signals that result in regulation of expression of amino acid permease genes), with product MAGANPIPNLFPDNLHISSDENASCSADESHTLGSKNTNDDRKSSDTNYLKELLSSFKGHELDDYKAQLGGQKFYLSEEIDRRMMALQYRAYLEPEVEEESVDFQAYNRKVEREYLLRKKMESLIQNKGREPLEVFGSDVLYSNFVAGDDASQSNIKPSRARQRLQKIVGSPQKSLPSLFKNSLSRTGTSDTQIIDLEKNHDGIIDERIPAQSYEYQPGLAVKRPERTHSILRRLSIFPHGIGEEQYSVQRKLGIRHIQMIATGATMGVGLFLNSGKALSIAGPFGFVLGFSICGSVALATMLSFTEIAALIPISSGFSGLASRFVEDAFGFALGWSYWLTYAITFANQIVASNFMLSYYENMRDQRGATVGFVTFFLIIAVLGNLLDVRILAELTYGFTFFKILVAAMMIFAMIVLNAGAGRHHHPAVGFRFWDASKSPENLTYGLFRPTFDLRDIGSGSKKGISGAKGRFLSVLVVIVVSSFSFSGIELGFVACGEAANPRKSLPSATKRTFTTIITLYLLSIFVVSLNVYSGDSRLLRYYTAATQSPTTVLLHAFNTNWQIDETCNKNVIFSSTDFSNGSQSPWVLALESFGLCTFSSVFNAILVVFGVTSEFSSLYASSRTLYSMATQEKAPAVFKLCSRNGVPYVAVLFSGLFGALAYLTINSRSLEIFQALANISGATISIIWLGLNVSFLRFYYALRKRTDIISRDDPSFPYRSPFQPYVACYGLIGSFLIVVLMGFSNFLHGFWNTKMFFSSYGGLMFFTICYLGYKVFGTSKLQRLDQLDLDSGRREMDRMIWTEHREYTNSLREKVTRFVTWLF from the coding sequence ATGGCTGGGGCTAATCCAATACCCAACCTTTTTCCCGACAACCTCCACATAAGCAGCGATGAGAACGCGTCCTGTTCTGCCGATGAATCTCACACTTTAGGAAGCAAAAACACAAATGATGacagaaaaagctctgATACAAATTATCTAAAGGAGCTTTTATCGAGCTTCAAGGGCCACGAACTCGACGATTATAAAGCACAGCTAGGAGGCCAGAAGTTCTACTTGAGCGAAGAAATCGATAGAAGAATGATGGCGTTACAGTACAGAGCCTACTTAGAGCctgaggttgaagaagagtctgttgattttcaagcatACAATAGGAAAGTTGAGAGAGAATACCTGCTGCGAAAAAAAATGGAGAGCCTCATTCAGAACAAAGGAAGAGAACCTCTCGAAGTATTTGGTTCGGATGTTCTGTACTCTAACTTTGTGGCTGGTGACGATGCTTCTCAATCAAACATTAAACCATCTAGGGCGCGGCAGCGGCTACAGAAAATCGTGGGATCCCCACAGAAGTCCCTGCCGTCTTTATTCAAGAACTCACTATCAAGAACCGGAACTTCGGACACTCAGATAattgaccttgaaaagaaccaTGACGGGATCATTGATGAACGCATTCCTGCTCAATCTTATGAATATCAGCCAGGGCTAGCTGTAAAACGTCCCGAAAGAACACATTCAATACTAAGACGATTAAGCATATTCCCTCACGGAATAGGAGAGGAACAATACTCCGTGCAAAGAAAGCTGGGCATTCGCCATATTCAGATGATCGCTACCGGGGCCACGATGGGCGTTGGCCTGTTTCTCAACTCTGGCAAAGCCCTTTCTATAGCCGGCCCatttggttttgttcttgGATTCTCCATTTGTGGAAGTGTAGCTTTGGCTACTATGCTGTCATTTACTGAAATTGCTGCCCTTATCCCAATATCTTCTGGATTCTCTGGATTGGCGTCACGCTTTGTCGAGGATGCATTCGGATTCGCGCTTGGGTGGTCTTATTGGCTCACTTACGCCATAACTTTCGCAAACCAAATCGTAGCGAGCAATTTCATGCTCAGCTATTATGAGAACATGCGCGACCAAAGAGGCGCCACTGTCGGGTTTGTGACATTCTTTCTTATTATTGCGGTTTTGGGAAACTTACTGGACGTCCGAATTTTAGCCGAGTTGACTTATGGTTTtactttcttcaagattCTGGTTGCTGCCATGATGATTTTTGCAATGattgttttgaatgcaGGCGCAGGACGCCACCATCACCCAGCAGTTGGCTTCAGATTTTGGgatgcttcaaagtcaccAGAGAACTTGACATATGGGCTTTTTAGGCCAACCTTTGACCTACGGGATATTGGGAGTGGTAGCAAAAAAGGAATATCGGGCGCGAAAGGGAGATTTCTTTCTGTGCTGGTTGTTATTGTTGTCTCCTCGTTCTCTTTCAGTGGTATTGAGCTGGGCTTCGTGGCCTGTGGTGAGGCGGCAAACCCAAGAAAGTCACTTCCTTCAGCGACAAAAAGGACTTTCACTACAATCATCACTTTGTATCTTCTCTCGATTTTCGTGGTCAGTTTGAATGTTTACAGTGGAGACTCGAGGCTTTTGAGGTATTACACAGCTGCTACCCAATCGCCGACTACTGTTTTACTTCACGCGTTTAATACAAATTGGCAGATCGACGAGACCTGCAACAAAAATGTGATTTTTAGTTCTACTGACTTTAGTAATGGAAGCCAAAGTCCGTGGGTTCTTGCATTGGAGAGTTTTGGGCTCTGTACTTTTTCCTCTGTTTTCAATGCCATTCTCGTGGTCTTTGGTGTAACATCGGAATTCTCGTCATTATACGCATCCAGCAGGACACTCTATTCAATGGCTACCCAAGAAAAGGCTCCTGCGGTTTTCAAACTATGCTCTCGCAATGGTGTTCCTTATGTTGCAGTACTATTTTCGGGACTTTTTGGTGCTTTGGCGTACCTTACTATAAATTCACGTTCGCTGGAAATATTTCAGGCCTTAGCAAACATTTCGGGCGCAACGATATCTATAATATGGCTGGGTCTCAATGTTTCCTTTCTACGCTTCTACTACgctttgagaaaaagaactGATATCATATCAAGAGACGATCCATCATTTCCATACAGGTCGCCCTTTCAACCTTATGTGGCATGCTATGGTTTGATAGGCTCGTTTCTGATTGTTGTATTGATGGGATTTTCGAACTTTCTTCATGGCTTCTGGAATACTAAGATGTTCTTTTCCTCATATGGTGGTCTTATGTTCTTTACGATATGCTACCTTGGTTACAAGGTTTTCGGAACATCTAAATTACAAAGACTTGATCAGCTCGACCTAGATAGCGGAAGAAGGGAAATGGACCGCATGATTTGGACTGAACATCGGGAGTACACGAATTCACTACGTGAGAAGGTAACGAGGTTCGTCACGTggcttttttga
- the SLS1 gene encoding Sls1p (similar to uniprot|P42900 Saccharomyces cerevisiae YLR139C SLS1 Mitochondrial membrane protein required for assembly of respiratory-chain enzyme complexes III and IV coordinates expression of mitochondrially-encoded genes may facilitate delivery of mRNA to membrane-bound translation machinery), whose amino-acid sequence MFSRCTQAVIRCQRKGFDGCSRFPKLPLGLNRSNSTTTKVLVSDKALHSTRGKKLKPIKAQIVVLNPREAGLFKRKRTPAYFNGNERPRERLSVLEGVEFDSGGTSNNRKQQSSGDILQEIESQRRKLLVFKSSVPNEQVIKSIHDLRPSDDTRVMSTKRYTQLKALLEMAYTLPQLKAYTRQYYDQRVPKSVTKKSIIPSILHKLWNCEVDASMSDEQDLVVERILDSQSRDIYLLLLTNNGKILHNFARLGATVAVALGENKIIVRATSSLVKYVEVSLRKILDNVQREVLPIQSIIDSHSASNSPPISPEDLVNLVQKETATFFEKLLEDDTNSYVVSGFGGKRLAKAEILLLWALDYNPQKTELVRFLGERGDCDYKLFPFTDNQCLDWIDRSKEWYRLQKPVSKNQEPGEIKPLVLDEKAIDELYHDMLTSQSATTSKVNEGLETKVISITLGQILKTLDGKSSTFQPKVPGITKKLLQLPLYDGIAAEDELYTVDQHEYHVQLKFIPNLSSVGHIKDIPPLELWFELDDYDKAISSSVRCLLHTEDRSLLLQTPQMSHDYKVSVDRTLEATKPYEDDPQNWLKDQPGLKEFLLRARLTFQGSEKLYVPKNLEMNLRLGDSDVLQPVIFDYVNVKYRRVLRLKYMDHYLVQFSDLNGGTSGGKYTQVDFICPESNMISREAFGSFIKDVLKYV is encoded by the coding sequence ATGTTTTCACGATGTACACAAGCGGTCATACgctgtcaaagaaaaggctTTGATGGTTGCTCGAGATTTCCAAAATTACCATTAGGTCTCAACAGAAGTAATTCGACCACCACAAAGGTCTTGGTTAGCGATAAAGCCCTCCACTCTACTCGTggcaaaaaactgaaaccTATCAAGGCCCAAATCGTGGTTTTGAATCCTAGAGAAGCTGGACTTTTCAAACGGAAGCGGACCCCTGCATACTTCAATGGTAATGAGAGACCACGGGAACGGTTAAGTGTATTAGAGGGTGTTGAGTTCGACAGTGGCGGCACTTCCAATAACCGCAAGCAGCAGTCTTCCGGTGACATTCTACAAGAAATTGAGTCTCAGAGAAGGAAGCTGCTggttttcaagagctcggTGCCCAATGAGCAGGTCATTAAATCCATTCACGACTTGAGACCCTCCGATGATACACGTGTTATGTCCACCAAGCGTTATACGCAACTCAAAGCGTTACTGGAAATGGCTTACACTCTTCCACAGCTCAAAGCATACACTCGGCAATACTACGACCAGCGCGTGCCAAAATCTGTCACCAAGAAAAGTATCATTCCTAGTATCCTGCATAAGCTCTGGAATTGTGAAGTTGATGCATCTATGAGTGACGAACAGGACTTGGTTGTGGAACGTATTCTCGATTCCCAAAGCAGAGATATTTACCTGTTACTTCTCACAAACAATGGCAAAATCCTTCACAACTTTGCCCGTTTGGGTGCAACAGTTGCCGTTGCACTTGGAGAGAACAAAATTATAGTGCGCGCTACTAGCTCCTTGGTCAAATATGTGGAGGTGTCCCTTCGCAAGATTTTGGACAATGTTCAGCGCGAGGTTTTACCGATCCAAAGCATCATCGATAGCCACAGCGCCTCTAATTCGCCTCCTATTTCACCTGAAGACTTAGTCAATctagttcaaaaagaaacAGCCAccttttttgagaaactaCTGGAAGATGATACCAACAGTTATGTGGTTAGTGGGTTTGGTGGCAAGAGACTCGCCAAGGCTGAAATTCTCCTTCTCTGGGCTCTTGATTACAATCCACAGAAAACAGAACTTGTAAGGTTTCTTGGTGAACGCGGAGACTGCGATTACAAGCTTTTTCCGTTTACGGACAACCAGTGTCTTGACTGGATCGACAGAAGCAAAGAGTGGTACAGACTCCAGAAGCCTGTGAGCAAAAACCAAGAGCCAGGTGAAATCAAACCTTTGGTGTTGGATGAAAAGGCTATTGATGAGCTCTACCATGATATGCTCACCTCACAGAGCGCCACGACCTCTAAGGTCAACGAAGGCCTCGAGACAAAGGTTATTAGCATAACTCTTGGTCAAATATTAAAGACTTTAGATGGCAAAAGTTCCACGTTTCAGCCAAAGGTCCCGGGTATTACGAAAAAATTGTTACAATTACCGCTGTACGATGGTATCGCTGCCGAGGACGAACTATACACTGTTGACCAACATGAATATCATGTTCAGCTGAAATTCATTCCAAACTTGAGTAGTGTGGGCCATATCAAGGATATTCCGCCTCTAGAACTTTGGTTTGAACTAGATGATTATGATAAAGCTATCAGCAGTAGCGTGCGCTGCTTGCTTCATACAGAAGATAGAAGTTTGCTCTTGCAAACACCTCAAATGTCGCACGACTATAAGGTTAGCGTTGACCGTACGCTTGAAGCTACTAAGCCCTACGAAGATGATCCGCAAAACTGGTTGAAAGATCAGCCTGGCCTCAAAGAATTCCTGCTTCGAGCAAGGCTGACGTTCCAGGGAAGTGAAAAACTGTACGTGCCCAAAAATTTAGAAATGAACCTACGCCTTGGAGACTCTGATGTGCTTCAGCCTGTGATATTTGACTACGTCAATGTCAAATACCGTCGCGTGCTCAGGCTGAAATACATGGACCATTATCTGGTTCAATTTTCAGACCTAAATGGCGGCACCAGCGGAGGCAAGTACACGCAAGTCGACTTTATTTGTCCGGAATCAAATATGATTTCTCGCGAGGCGTTTGGATCGTTTATCAAAGACGTCCTGAAATATGTCTAA
- the RRN5 gene encoding Rrn5p (weakly similar to uniprot|Q02983 Saccharomyces cerevisiae YLR141W RRN5 Transcription factor member of UAF (upstream activation factor) family along with Rrn9p and Rrn10p involved in transcription of rDNA by RNA polymerase I) — MLIKEHWTSAAKTMDVEGHNVLADYFAVYNNELKEFMDPLSRSSELAGSFVHTKSRVKWVDAENNKDDENRHLLIEENERSSEEDEDEIQNEELGVFWSAEEKELFFHHLSRSSIHRLEEWHMHLPEKSKFEIIAYYQVLKNNLIKLKQLDSKRHGRILPKVDLPIAYEMDEFFVDLEEEMSCKAEQKLQLLQELPGDTLEMQEADENALINLKNWDKRWGPMYSRHGIEECQPACRQALPMSEQSLRHLEECARSYLRRLLWFTVLSQLETQHVPSSFFKEDAGLSGGEQEVNDYDGVTVNSGGKTHFPQIISRDKVLKGLSVMRQEGLVAPTLAEAVLSTLQKFNIQHEEGRLFRTTQVASGVIPRILEHAEAAHDLELYGRVASDEHAVSSTVGEDLFLHIHKKLFNLNGRRADSDPFVECDKLDIINNPLEQELCDEETRNLDARDMYRSRKYQHAMLSFLQGGHAPLKRVAIQVPDVEPPRKSRIPHWLHREFQFE, encoded by the coding sequence ATGTTGATCAAAGAGCATTGGACAAGCGCGGCTAAAACTATGGATGTGGAGGGCCATAATGTTCTTGCAGACTACTTCGCCGTCTACAACAATgaattgaaagagtttATGGATCCTTTGAGTAGAAGCTCCGAACTCGCGGGATCATTTGTACACACAAAGAGCCGGGTTAAATGGGTCGATGCCGAAAACAATAAGGATGACGAAAACCGgcatcttttgattgaggAGAATGAGCGGTCAAGcgaggaagacgaggatGAGATACAGAACGAGGAGCTCGGAGTTTTTTGGAGTGCCGAGGAAAAGGAGTTATTTTTCCATCATCTGTCGCGATCGTCAATTCATAGGCTAGAAGAATGGCATATGCATCTTCCTGAGAAATCAAAGTTTGAGATAATAGCGTACTATCAAGTACTAAAAAATAACCTTATTAAGCTCAAACAGCTGGATAGCAAGCGCCACGGCCGGATTTTGCCAAAAGTGGACTTACCAATTGCCTACGAGATGGACGAGTTCTTCGTAGATTTGGAAGAGGAGATGAGCTGTAAAGCAGAGCAAAAGCTCCAACTTTTGCAAGAGCTGCCTGGAGATACCCTAGAAATGCAAGAGGCTGACGAAAATGCCCTTATAAACCTAAAAAATTGGGATAAGCGATGGGGTCCTATGTACTCTAGGCACGGCATTGAGGAGTGTCAACCAGCGTGCCGCCAAGCGCTACCGATGTCTGAACAGTCTCTTCGACACCTCGAAGAGTGTGCAAGAAGCTACCTACGCAGGCTCCTGTGGTTCACAGTTCTTTCTCAATTGGAAACGCAGCATGTCCCCTCCAGTTTTTTTAAAGAAGACGCAGGCTTATCTGGGGGCGAACAAGAAGTGAACGACTACGACGGCGTGACAGTTAACTCAGGAGGTAAGACGCACTTTCCTCAGATAATTTCTCGTGACAAAGTGCTAAAGGGCTTGTCCGTCATGCGGCAAGAGGGGCTTGTCGCCCCGACGCTCGCCGAGGCCGTCCTTTCGACTTTGCAAAAATTCAACATCCAGCATGAGGAGGGGCGGCTCTTCAGGACCACGCAGGTAGCAAGTGGCGTAATACCGCGAATTCTAGAGCACGCGGAGGCTGCTCACGACCTGGAGCTCTACGGTCGTGTTGCATCGGACGAGCATGCTGTTAGCAGCACGGTAGGCGAAGACCTTTTCCTGCACATAcacaagaagcttttcaacctCAATGGCAGGAGAGCTGACTCAGATCCTTTTGTGGAATGTGATAAGCTTgacatcatcaacaaccCTTTAGAGCAGGAGCTTTGCGACGAAGAGACCCGTAATCTCGACGCGCGTGACATGTACCGGTCCCGTAAGTACCAGCACGCAATGCTAAGCTTTTTGCAGGGAGGGCATGCGCCACTCAAACGCGTAGCAATTCAGGTGCCAGACGTCGAACCCCCACGGAAATCCAGGATTCCCCACTGGCTACATCGCGAGTTCCAATTCGAATGA
- the NBP2 gene encoding adaptor protein NBP2 (weakly similar to uniprot|Q12163 Saccharomyces cerevisiae YDR162C NBP2 Protein involved in the HOG (high osmolarity glycerol) pathway negatively regulates Hog1p by recruitment of phosphatase Ptc1p the Pbs2p-Hog1p complex found in the nucleus and cytoplasm contains an SH3 domain that binds Pbs2p), giving the protein MDHHQECSSADEVAEAGYISIKDFAYDKSNPLHFGYFGESSDDEEGSEECESDSRRQSIVLPSEYIVNRRAVALYDFVPENDNELELREGDVLFIGYRHGQGWLVAENAERTRTGLVPEEYVSLTEPGDGDDDDSESGEERPRPFYLTHMIAQSMNNSRGGQNDEEWEDIDDLESHLNEHLRISNSS; this is encoded by the coding sequence ATGGATCATCACCAGGAATGCAGCAGCGCCGATGAGGTGGCTGAGGCAGGCTACATATCAATAAAAGACTTTGCGTACGATAAGTCCAATCCTCTGCACTTTGGGTACTTTGGCGAAAGCAGTGATGACGAGGAGGGCTCAGAAGAGTGTGAGAGCGACTCAAGGCGACAGAGCATAGTACTGCCCAGCGAGTACATCGTAAACCGCAGGGCTGTGGCGCTCTATGACTTTGTACCGGAAAATGACAATGAGCTGGAACTGCGTGAGGGCGACGTGCTGTTCATAGGCTACAGACATGGCCAGGGCTGGCTCGTGGCCGAGAACGCAGAACGGACGCGCACCGGCCTAGTACCGGAGGAGTACGTCTCCTTGACAGAGCCGGGCGATggcgacgacgacgatAGCGAGAGCGGCGAAGAAAGGCCGAGACCGTTTTACTTGACTCACATGATCGCGCAGTCCATGAACAATTCACGGGGGGGCCAGAACGACGAAGAATGGGAAGACATTGATGACCTCGAATCGCATTTGAACGAGCATCTTAGAatctcaaactcttcgTGA
- the ACL4 gene encoding Acl4p (similar to uniprot|Q03771 Saccharomyces cerevisiae YDR161W interacts with PP2C), translating into MSQLGSIVAQAKSFLEENNSKEALKALKPLKKSLKSSNSSNVELHQIFADAYLDDGQLEKAYPLLVRACELDPNGTIGGSDKYFTLGQVAGGEDGIRLLMQGIESVSQQAGDVLRQDQADKIVNGLLSMIEIWMTDLCMEPNAESQCEELIAKAMEVSDSKSPEAWVTLGSIRISQQRFDDAVEAFTQSWRFFQEKKTKIEEAIESGNATHSEFVDLLQPLLNLTKMCIEMGLYEISLEILAAIKDVDEDNLEGLYLEGFTHYLICKLELFKHKNPSIELNSENVYEFNQHFPELPLELSTESIGEHVREARLALTYMIKLAENSDIRDEVMMELTEGANSLLTELGGPVDITELIRSRKGEEVGDDEDIEFEEIEEA; encoded by the coding sequence ATGAGTCAATTGGGAAGTATTGTTGCGCaagccaaaagctttcttgagGAAAATAATAGTAAGGAGGCCCTGAAGGCGCTAAAGCCCTTGAAGAAATCcttaaaaagttcaaatTCGTCTAATGTTGAGTTACATCAGATTTTTGCTGATGCCTATTTGGACGACGGtcagcttgaaaaagcataTCCGCTGTTGGTAAGGGCATGTGAGCTTGATCCGAATGGTACGATCGGAGGAAGCGACAAATATTTTACGCTGGGACAAGTTGCTGGCGGCGAAGATGGAATCAGGCTGCTAATGCAAGGTATTGAGAGCGTTTCCCAACAAGCAGGCGATGTCTTGAGACAGGACCAAGCTGACAAAATAGTCAATGGCCTGTTGTCCATGATCGAGATTTGGATGACTGATCTCTGCATGGAACCCAACGCTGAGAGCCAGTGCGAAGAGTTGATTGCAAAAGCCATGGAAGTTTCTGACAGCAAGTCTCCGGAGGCTTGGGTGACACTAGGATCTATCAGAATATCACAGCAGCGTTTTGACGACGCTGTCGAAGCTTTCACACAATCTTGGCGTTTTTTCcaggagaagaaaacaaaaatcgAGGAGGCTATCGAAAGTGGAAATGCAACTCATTCAGAATTTGTGGATCTGTTGCAGCCTCTACTAAACCTCACGAAAATGTGCATCGAGATGGGTTTGTATGAAATTTCACTGGAGATTTTGGCTGCTATAaaagatgttgatgaagacaaCTTAGAAGGTTTGTACTTGGAAGGCTTTACACACTACCTCATTTGcaagctcgagcttttcaaacatAAGAATCCTAGTATTGAATTGAATTCCGAAAATGTTTACGAATTTAACCAGCACTTCCCAGAGCTGCCACTCGAACTATCCACCGAGTCCATAGGCGAACACGTGAGAGAGGCGCGTTTAGCTCTAACTTACATGATAAAATTAGCGGAAAATTCGGACATACGCGACGAGGTCATGATGGAACTTACAGAGGGCGCAAACAGCCTACTCACAGAACTTGGTGGTCCTGTTGATATCACTGAATTGATAAGATCGAGAAAGGGCGAGGAGGTCGGCGATGACGAGGACATAGAGTTCGAGGAAATAGAGGAAGCATGA